In the genome of Paenibacillus pabuli, one region contains:
- a CDS encoding phasin family protein produces MSDLFKKAISLGLGLTVVSKEKIEKTVDDLVKRGELAPGESKALVERLMERGDEEQGQFKRMIHEQVKRVLQEVGVPSESDVTSLEQRVAVLEKKLAELGHTPQLQPDVSPAPLEVPPLKGNEIE; encoded by the coding sequence ATGAGCGATTTGTTCAAAAAGGCAATCTCGTTAGGGCTTGGTCTCACTGTTGTAAGCAAGGAGAAAATTGAGAAAACTGTGGATGATCTGGTCAAGCGCGGGGAATTGGCGCCTGGTGAATCCAAAGCGTTGGTTGAACGCCTGATGGAACGGGGCGATGAAGAGCAGGGTCAGTTCAAAAGAATGATCCACGAACAGGTTAAGCGCGTCCTTCAGGAAGTGGGTGTTCCATCCGAAAGTGATGTAACCAGCCTGGAACAGCGTGTTGCCGTCCTCGAGAAAAAGCTTGCGGAATTGGGTCACACACCACAGCTTCAGCCTGATGTCTCCCCAGCTCCACTTGAAGTTCCTCCTCTCAAAGGAAACGAGATCGAGTAG